The Polyodon spathula isolate WHYD16114869_AA unplaced genomic scaffold, ASM1765450v1 scaffolds_1195, whole genome shotgun sequence genomic interval CCCAGAAGAAGTCTTCCTCACTGAGGCCGGCTTCTCACAATTTAGAGGTCCGGAGTCCCCGAGAAGGGATCTGGGTCACTGAGTCCAGGAGAGAGTCGACTCCTCGATCTACGCAGTGCCTCCCGCAGGGAGGGTCCCGAGCAGATCTTCTCGTCCCGAGAGGCTCAGAGAGAGCAGAGTCTCGAGGCCCttcctctccctttctccctcttcctctctctcccgcgagggagagagaggagagagagaggagaggaggaagagagggaggagagaaagagagaggagaggaaagagaggagaggaaagagaggagaggaaagagagagagagagaaagagaggagaggaaagagagagagaagctagAGAGagactgcctcccagtccctcctcagctccgctagagccacgctgcttccctcccagtccctcctcagctccgctagagccacactgcttccctcccagtccctcctcagctccgctagagccacgctgcttccctcccagtccctcctcagctccgctagagccacgctgcttccctcccagccccctcctcagctccgctagagccacactgcttccctcccagtccctcctcagctccgctagagccacgctgcttccctcccagcccctcctcagctccgctagagccacactgcttccctcccagtccctcctcagctccgctagagccacactgcttccctcccagtccctcctcagctccgctagagccacactgcttccctcccagcccctcctcagctccgctagagccacgctgcttccctcccagcccctcctcagctcgcTCACtgctcccagcccctcctcagctagagccacactgcttccctcccagtccctcctcagctccgctagagccacactgcttccctcccagtccctcctcagctccactagagccacactgcttccctcccagtccctcctcagctccgctagagccacactgcttccctcccggcccctcctcagctccgctagagccacaatGCTTCCCTTCCCAGTCccttcattattaataataataataataataataataataataataataataataataataataaaatcagtttatTGCAATTGAAAATTCAAACacagaatcattaaaaaaaaaaaaaaaattcaattttttttatttataaaatgaagaCCGAAGCCACGGGCAGTCTTGAGAAATGGCTTCACCGTTTCTTGAAGCCGTATTTCTTTCTCTCGTAGAACAGATCTGTCTTCGAACTTCCCAAATTCACAATCTTGGGGCAGCCGTctctctgagaaaaaaaaaaaatataaatattcttgattaaaataaacatgacGATTTAAAGAACATGACGAGAATGCAGCGGTGTCTCACAGCTGAGAAACTACGAGAGAGTGCTTTCACCCCTCAAACACAgcaagacacagagagacacttctagtggaaacatttaccattgaattcacactgaagacgctgagagacacttctagtggaaacgtttgccattgaattgacactgaagacactgagagactcttctagtggaaacgtttgccattgaattcacactgaagacactgagagagacttctagtggaaacgtttgccattgaattcacactgaagacacagagagacttctagtggaaacgtttgccattgaattcacactgaagacactgagagacacttctagtggaaacgtttgccattgaattcacactgaagacactgagagacttctAGTCTTTCTAGACTCACATCTTTCTCCTGGATGGTGCATTCCTTGCAGTAGTAGGCGTCGGAGACCCCCGGCCCCCCGCAGATCACGCAGCGCCCCTGGTATGACCCGTAGTTACATTCGTCACAGATCCGCACCAGGGTGCAGGGGCGCACATAGGAGTCACAGATCACGCACTTCCCATCGCCTGCCAGGAGAGGGTGACAAAGAGCCGGGATCCCGTGCAGGGAAACAAGCAAATCAGAGGCTGtttttgatcactttttttttttttaatccaatgctatctatttattttacagcttttaaACATTGAGGTAAAGATTCGTGACCGCTGTGGATTTCTGCCGTCATCTCCCTGTGGAATGAGCGTCCTGGCTCGGACtacggctcccagcatgcctctgcacccgcggcagTGAGATATCATGTATAGCTGTGGGCAAAAAATTTGTATTTTCTGCAGTGTGATTCTCTGCAGTGTGATTTTCTGTATTGTGATTTTGTGCAGTGCGACtttctgcagcgtggtgtgttgcggtgtgattctctgcagcgcggtgtgttgcggtgtgattctctgcagcgtggtgtgttgtggtgtgattctctgcagcgtggt includes:
- the phf5a gene encoding PHD finger-like domain-containing protein 5A, whose product is TASDLLVSLHGIPALCHPLLAGDGKCVICDSYVRPCTLVRICDECNYGSYQGRCVICGGPGVSDAYYCKECTIQEKDRDGCPKIVNLGSSKTDLFYERKKYGFKKR